From Chiloscyllium punctatum isolate Juve2018m chromosome 39, sChiPun1.3, whole genome shotgun sequence, one genomic window encodes:
- the sox9a gene encoding transcription factor SOX-9a: protein MNLLNPFLKMTEEHEKTLSDVPSPTMSEESSDSPCVSGAGSDAENSKPGEKSPVDLCAQSLDSKKDEDDKFPACIREAVTQVLKGYDWTLVPMPVRVNGSSKNKPHVKRPMNAFMVWAQAARRKLADQYPHLHNAELSKTLGKLWRLLNEGEKRPFVEEAERLRVQHKKDHPDYKYQPRRRKSVKNGQGESEEGAEQTHITPNALFKALQADSPHSASSLSDVHSPGEHSGQSQGPPTPPTTPKTEVQPGKPDLKREGRPLQEGGRQPHIDFSNVDIGELSSEVMSNIETFDVNEFDQYLPPNGHPGGPVTHNGHAQNAQATYTGSYGISSTSVTQAAHPWLSKQHSMTSLASEQGQQQRTHIKTEQLSPSHYNEQQHSPQQINYGSFNMQHYSSSYPSIPRTQYEYSDHQSTNSYYSHAAGQTTGLYSTFAYMSPSQRPMYTPIADTTGVPSIPQTHSPQHWEQPVYTQLTRP, encoded by the exons ATGAATCTCCTCAATCCCTTCCTGAAAATGACAGAAGAACACGAGAAGACTCTCTCCGACGTGCCCAGCCCGACCATGTCAGAGGAATCCTCCGATTCCCCGTGCGTATCCGGGGCTGGCTCGGACGCTGAGAACAGTAAACCTGGTGAGAAAAGCCCGGTCGATCTCTGCGCCCAGAGCCTAGATTCCAAGAAGGACGAGGACGACAAGTTCCCGGCCTGTATCCGGGAGGCGGTGACCCAGGTGTTGAAAGGATACGACTGGACCTTGGTGCCCATGCCCGTCCGTGTCAATGGCTCATCCAAGAACAAACCTCATGTTAAAAGACCAATGAACGCCTTCATGGTGTGGGCTCAAGCGGCGCGGAGGAAACTCGCCGACCAATACCCCCATCTGCACAACGCCGAGCTCAGCAAAACCCTCGGCAAACTCTGGAG ACTGCTGAACGAGGGCGAAAAGCGCCCTTTCGTGGAGGAAGCGGAGCGTCTGAGAGTGCAACACAAAAAGGACCATCCTGACTACAAATATCAGCCCAGGCGGAGGAAGTCGGTGAAGAACGGGCAAGGAGAAAGCGAGGAGGGGGCCGAGCAAACCCATATCACGCCCAACGCCCTGTTCAAAGCCCTGCAGGCGGACTCCCCGCACTCAGCCTCGAGCTTGAGCGACGTACATTCCCCCGGAGAACACTCAG GGCAATCTCAAGGACCTCCAACACCTCCCACCACTCCCAAGACAGAGGTTCAGCCTGGTAAACCTGATCTGAAACGTGAAGGGCGCCCCCTTCAGGAAGGAGGGAGACAGCCTCACATTGATTTCAGCAATGTGGATATTGGGGAACTCAGCAGCGAAGTCATGTCCAACATAGAGACTTTTGATGTCAACGAGTTTGACCAATACCTCCCACCGAACGGGCATCCGGGAGGTCCAGTCACCCACAATGGCCATGCACAGAATGCTCAGGCCACCTACACTGGCAGCTACGGGATTAGCAGCACTTCGGTCACCCAAGCGGCCCACCCTTGGTTGTCCAAGCAGCATTCAATGACCAGCCTCGCCAGTGAGCAGGGACAGCAGCAGAGGACACACATCAAGACAGAGCAGCTGAGCCCCAGCCACTACAATGAGCAGCAACATTCGCCACAACAGATCAACTACGGCTCCTTCAATATGCAACACTACAGTTCATCTTATCCATCCATTCCTCGCACCCAATATGAGTATTCAGACCACCAGAGCACCAATTCCTATTACAGCCATGCTGCAGGGCAGACCACAGGCCTGTACTCCACCTTCGCCTACATGAGTCCATCCCAACGCCCCATGTATACACCCATTGCTGACACCACAGGAGTCCCATCCATTCCCCAAACCCACAGTCCACAGCACTGGGAGCAACCAGTCTACACACAGCTAACTAGACCTTAA